A region from the Linepithema humile isolate Giens D197 chromosome 1, Lhum_UNIL_v1.0, whole genome shotgun sequence genome encodes:
- the Oseg4 gene encoding WD repeat-containing protein 35, giving the protein MFIYLSKKISIPNNFRLNCIAWNQKNGYIAVGGEDGLLKVLRVDSSVNGSNSGGKSRGLAAASNLSMNQPLEGHNGHVQVVTWNEEHQKLTSSDQNGVIIVWMLYKGSWYEEMINNRNKSVVRGMAWSCDGQKICIVYEDGAVIVGSVDGNRIWGKELKNVSLSAVQWSPDGKLLLFGLKNGEIHLYDNQGVFLTKLNVLSLNTSQLQTIVALQWYDGRNGYVAMDCPTLAICYRNGRIQLMRDTTDDNPVMLETGVTTSWCNWNSCGSLLAVTGLMPMLSNGETKDMNVIQFYTPFGEHVRTLKIPGREVTCCTWEKGSLRVALSVDSHIYFANIRLDYKWTYFSNTVVFTNEKISKDGTCVTFWNTSSNTCCTKYVRSLISIASYGEHCVLSVRNDPAQASEQFALLVCNTIATPIDSKFLDLEPLHLTMTSNMVMAASKNNFLVWNFRTPRNATLHPSRMRKYRIYHVDETPTGVTEVIQDLDKDGSFEAPISTKATMDPICCIYATEKILLVGRESGMIQRYSLPQITLMNRYNTACKLNRIAINCDSTRVSIMDANGILTMLDLDPQKMPDSRDGDTGEDISKFERKDVWAMCWAQDNPALLAIMEKTRMYVLRGVDPEEPIACSGYICSFQDLEIRCVLLDDLMLKPDDTRKDLIVDLEVKSLRDTRELLAKVGLKEANNFIQDNPHPRLWRLLAESALTKLDLETAENAMVRCTDYLGIQFIKRLHNVHNDQLKKAEVAAFLGNYDEAEKLYLDMDRRDLAVALRQKLGDYFRVVQLMKMGIGGSDKQMEHAYNKIGDHFAERQNWESAKEYYEKGRNLEKLIQCYYKLEDFPQLAATVDQLPDKSPILKTVARMLASVGMCSQAVAAYIKYGDVKLAVDTCVRLNHWDQAVDLAKTYKMAQIGELLNKYANHLLSNGKRLQAIELYKKANYNLEAAKLLLRLAEEQARSKSHPLRVKKIYVLAALLIEDHINSVPAIKGGRSNIVMGLSESNEDTKIIENAWRGAEAYHFLLLAHRQLYDGGFDAAMKTALRLRDYEDILEVEDIYCLLALSSAVNHAFATCSKAFIKLEGLEKISEAKKEEYEELAVDIFTKYTPKDSRNNKAECVNCETLVPDWCVACPNCSTRFPACIVSGKPLMDLSVAWICTVCRHHVATERDVVNINACPLCHSTITYM; this is encoded by the coding sequence atgtttatatatttgagcAAGAAAATCTCCATTCCAAACAATTTTCGATTGAACTGCATAGCATGGAATCAAAAGAATGGATATATTGCTGTGGGAGGAGAAGATGGCTTGTTAAAGGTGCTAAGAGTAGATTCCAGTGTCAATGGATCAAATAGTGGAGGGAAATCTAGAGGTTTGGCTGCAGCAAGTAATTTAAGCATGAATCAGCCTCTGGAGGGCCATAATGGTCATGTTCAAGTAGTCACATGGAACGAAGAGCATcaaaaattgacttcaagtGATCAGAATGGAGTTATAATAGTCTGGATGTTATACAAAGGATCATGGTACGAAGAAATGATAAACAATCGGAACAAGTCTGTGGTGAGAGGTATGGCGTGGAGTTGCGATGGTCAAAAGATATGCATAGTTTACGAAGATGGAGCTGTGATTGTTGGTTCTGTAGATGGTAACAGGATCTGgggcaaagaattaaaaaatgtatctctCTCTGCTGTGCAATGGTCTCCAGATGGAAAGCTGCTTTTATTTGGTTTAAAAAACGGTGAGATTCATCTCTATGATAATCAAGGCGTATTTCTGACAAAATTGAATGTACTCTCGTTGAACACCTCTCAGCTTCAAACCATAGTAGCACTGCAGTGGTACGATGGAAGAAATGGTTATGTCGCCATGGACTGCCCTACTTTAGCTATCTGCTATCGTAATGGTAGAATACAATTAATGCGAGACACCACTGACGACAATCCAGTTATGCTGGAGACTGGTGTAACCACCTCGTGGTGCAATTGGAACAGTTGCGGATCTCTTCTAGCAGTAACAGGTCTCATGCCGATGCTCAGTAATGGAGAGACAAAGGACATGAATGTAATTCAGTTTTACACGCCTTTCGGTGAGCACGTGAGGACCTTGAAGATACCAGGCAGAGAAGTAACATGTTGCACCTGGGAGAAGGGTTCTCTAAGAGTTGCTTTATCCGTTGACTCACATATATACTTTGCGAATATTCGTCTAGATTACAAATGGACGTACTTCAGTAACACGGTCGTCTTCACAAACGAGAAGATCAGCAAGGACGGCACCTGCGTGACTTTCTGGAACACAAGCAGCAATACGTGTTGCACCAAGTATGTAAGGTCTTTAATATCAATAGCTTCTTACGGAGAACACTGTGTCTTGTCTGTGAGAAACGATCCTGCTCAAGCCAGCGAGCAATTCGCTCTCCTCGTTTGCAACACCATCGCCACGCCGATAGATTCTAAATTCCTGGATCTGGAACCGTTGCATCTTACCATGACCAGCAATATGGTCATGGCTGCGTCCAAGAACAACTTCCTCGTGTGGAACTTCCGCACACCCCGCAACGCGACGTTGCATCCTAGTAGAATGCGTAAATACAGGATCTACCACGTTGACGAAACGCCCACCGGCGTGACAGAAGTTATTCAGGATCTGGACAAGGATGGCTCGTTTGAGGCACCGATCAGTACAAAAGCCACTATGGATCCTATCTGCTGCATCTACGCCACGGAAAAGATTCTTCTGGTCGGCCGAGAATCAGGGATGATTCAACGATACTCTCTGCCGCAAATAACGCTCATGAACAGATATAACACCGCGTGTAAATTGAACAGAATCGCCATTAATTGCGACTCTACGCGTGTGTCTATTATGGATGCCAACGGTATTCTGACGATGTTAGATCTGGATCCGCAGAAGATGCCCGACTCGCGAGACGGAGATACGGGCGAGGATATATCTAAGTTCGAAAGGAAAGATGTATGGGCCATGTGCTGGGCGCAGGACAATCCTGCGCTCTTAGCGATTATGGAGAAGACTAGGATGTACGTTCTGAGAGGGGTGGATCCTGAGGAACCTATAGCCTGTTCCGGATACATCTGTTCATTTCAAGATTTGGAAATACGTTGCGTTCTTCTAGACGATCTTATGCTGAAACCAGACGACACGCGAAAAGATTTGATCGTCGACTTGGAAGTGAAATCCTTGAGAGATACGAGAGAGTTGTTGGCCAAGGTAGGTCTGAAGGAGGCCAACAATTTCATCCAGGATAATCCGCACCCGCGTCTCTGGCGTTTGCTGGCTGAATCGGCGTTGACGAAGCTGGATCTTGAAACAGCGGAAAATGCTATGGTGCGATGCACGGATTATCTGGGTATACAGTTCATCAAACGTCTGCATAACGTGCACAACGACCAGCTGAAGAAGGCCGAGGTGGCGGCGTTTCTCGGCAACTACGACGAGGCCGAGAAACTATACTTGGATATGGATAGAAGAGACTTGGCGGTCGCGCTGCGCCAGAAGCTGGGCGACTACTTCAGGGTCGTGCAGTTGATGAAGATGGGCATTGGCGGTTCCGACAAGCAGATGGAGCATGCGTACAACAAGATCGGCGATCACTTTGCCGAGAGGCAAAATTGGGAAAGCGCGAAGGAGTATTATGAAAAAGGTAGAAACCTTGAAAAACTCATTCAATGCTACTACAAGCTGGAAGATTTTCCCCAGTTAGCGGCGACTGTCGATCAGCTGCCGGACAAAAGTCCCATCTTGAAGACTGTGGCGAGAATGCTCGCTTCAGTGGGAATGTGCTCGCAAGCGGTGGCGGCTTACATCAAGTACGGCGACGTAAAACTTGCCGTGGATACATGCGTGCGTCTTAATCATTGGGACCAAGCTGTTGACCTGGCGAAGACCTACAAGATGGCACAGATTGGCGAGCTGCTGAATAAATATGCCAACCACCTGTTGTCGAACGGTAAGCGTCTGCAGGCGATCGAGTTGTACAAGAAAGCCAATTACAATCTGGAGGCGGCGAAGTTATTGCTGCGTCTCGCCGAGGAACAAGCCAGATCCAAGTCGCATCCTCTGCGCGTGAAGAAGATATACGTTCTCGCGGCGTTGTTGATCGAGGATCACATCAACAGCGTTCCGGCGATAAAGGGCGGTCGCAGCAATATTGTTATGGGTCTCTCCGAAAGTAACGAGGACACCAAAATTATCGAAAACGCCTGGCGAGGTGCCGAGGCGTATCACTTCCTTTTACTTGCACACAGGCAATTGTACGACGGCGGCTTCGACGCCGCGATGAAGACGGCCTTGCGATTGAGAGACTATGAGGATATTTTGGAAGTAGAAGATATCTACTGTCTACTGGCGCTGTCCAGCGCGGTTAATCACGCATTTGCCACCTGCTCGAAGGCGTTCATAAAACTAGAAGGGCTGGAAAAAATTTCAGAGGCGAAGAAAGAAGAGTACGAGGAATTGGCGGtggatatttttacaaaatatacccCGAAGGATTCCCGCAACAACAAAGCAGAATGCGTCAACTGCGAAACTCTAGTGCCTGACTGGTGCGTAGCGTGTCCGAATTGCTCGACCAGATTCCCAGCTTGCATTGTCTCAGGGAAACCGCTGATGGATCTCAGCGTCGCGTGGATCTGCACCGTCTGCAGACATCACGTTGCAACGGAACGCGACGTTGTTAACATAAATGCTTGCCCGTTGTGTCACAGCACCATCACGTATATGTAA
- the cos gene encoding kinesin-like protein costa produces MIYMHETNEMMHYGPWIHHQAMLDNHPCYIPYMEVMPFYQHRNQDHHHQLAEEENEQAGDEVHDTMTPATSGERSSSADLFRLEFAATQWSKLVSNAEGLFTKLMTSNILPHTDQDQIEQWLCMKQEYEECITSDDTTSLQGYTENTRRSLERIEEVTETDEKTDESANQMKLKLNSNCTSSSESELSEVDEDEDEDEEDQSDASSENLDFLEKLDEYMNKFKIETDRIVDSKKDNFRETNIEIISPMTRSVNNNYVPVVRPVPIRNPNSRRNSMLPGSDMCNEVLAFNDSLKPCQNQILDNHISEYSNPCLLDNRESEININDNFVATQNDNSPDLLLEALKTADIPEPIKELQALTINNEAKQTQVKKIQSNLDGAHKRIEELQTTIKIKQRFIADMIKNSDTRTNAKQKFQRKRSKLEEEYYNTRTQLAQAENASMYNPDEKTVHKREIELMKNMAIHYEKRLMDIDMIKQIAGDSAKKVLELEASLHTSKKQMDKLKRQLKREEERKKQLEEELAKDQVKIRELEEKYNVTASKLKEMQSESEDERHNAKSKIDCSDKKKNLLEVSARISHLDHVLKEKSMDLERTADMDEKEALRHEIRNLRHTRDCLVDEKCDLDEKFQKERTLTTVEERKLLECGETIEAIDAMIEHKNEMICGRKDFDENQSQREKGERMLMERLKKLSHGEIITLFMKYFRKVIDLKESSKNLEVQITELETHIANQDWRLMEAERRMVIMQRQYEDKLHHVYRHFAEETSSSGHERLDKDSELVKYKKENRALKKRLADVEALLKGTTPPRIASPCRIPQQGLKQIAPNTRSTTKVTRQRNKLIIQKTTDCDKRKK; encoded by the coding sequence ATGATATATATGCATGAGACGAATGAAATGATGCATTACGGACCATGGATTCATCATCAAGCAATGCTGGATAATCATCCATGTTATATTCCATATATGGAAGTAATGCCATTCTACCAACATCGTAATCAAGATCACCATCATCAGTTGGCTGAAGAGGAAAACGAGCAAGCTGGCGACGAGGTGCATGATACAATGACACCTGCTACTTCTGGAGAACGTAGTTCTAGTGCAGACTTATTTAGATTAGAATTTGCAGCAACTCAATGGTCTAAGTTGGTTTCTAATGCTGAAGGTCTGTTTACAAAGCTCATGACAAGCAATATCTTGCCACATACTGATCAGGATCAAATTGAACAATGGTTATGCATGAAACAAGAATATGAAGAATGTATAACCAGTGATGACACTACCAGTTTGCAAGGATACACGGAGAATACAAGAAGATCCTTGGAACGTATTGAAGAAGTAACAGAAACTGATGAAAAGACGGATGAATCTGCAAATCAAATGAAACTTAAGCTTAATTCGAATTGTACCTCTAGTTCAGAAAGCGAATTATCCGAAGTTGATGAGGATGAGGATGAAGATGAGGAAGATCAAAGTGATGCAAGCTCAGAAAATCTAGATTTTTTGGAGAAGCTAGATGAGTATATGAACAAATTCAAAATAGAGACGGATAGAATTGTCGATTCGAAAAAGGATAATTTTAgagaaacaaatattgaaattatatctcCAATGACAAGATctgtgaataataattacgtaCCAGTCGTTCGTCCTGTACCAATAAGAAATCCAAATTCCAGGAGAAACTCAATGCTCCCAGGTTCTGACATGTGTAATGAAGTATTAGCCTTCAATGATAGTTTGAAACCTTGCCAAAATCAAATCTTAGATAATCATATATCGGAATATTCCAATCCATGCTTATTGGATAATCGTGAatcggaaataaatattaacgataattttgtTGCGACACAAAATGACAATTCACCAGATTTGTTACTTGAGGCACTTAAGACCGCAGATATACCTGAACCTATCAAGGAATTGCAAGCCCtaacgataaataatgaagcaAAGCAAACACAAGTAAagaaaattcaatcaaatttggATGGAGCACATAAACGTATCGAAGAACTACAAACgaccattaaaattaaacaacgtTTTATAGcggatatgataaaaaattctgatACACGCACCAACGCGAAACAAAAGTTTCAACGTAAACGTAGTAAATTGGAAGAGGAATATTATAACACAAGGACACAATTGGCACAGGCAGAAAACGCTTCTATGTACAATCCTGATGAAAAGACGGTACACAAGAGagaaattgaattaatgaaaaatatggcAATACATTACGAAAAACGATTGATGGATATAGACATGATAAAGCAAATCGCGGGTGATTCGGCCAAGAAAGTTCTTGAATTGGAAGCCTCGCTACACACATCCAAGAAGCAGATGGACAAATTAAAGCGGCAGCTAAAAAGAGAAGAGGAGCGTAAAAAGCAGCTAGAAGAGGAACTTGCTAAGGATCAGGTGAAAATTCGCGAACTCGAGGAGAAGTATAATGTAACCGCTTCCAAATTGAAGGAAATGCAATCGGAGAGCGAGGACGAGAGACATAatgcaaaatcgaaaattgatTGTTCAGATAAGAAGAAGAACTTACTGGAAGTTAGCGCGAGAATATCCCATCTCGATCACGTTCTAAAAGAGAAATCCATGGATTTGGAAAGAACCGCGGACATGGACGAGAAGGAAGCGTTGCGGCACGAAATTAGAAATTTGAGGCACACTCGTGACTGTTTGGTGGACGAGAAATGCGATTTGGACGAGAAATTTCAGAAAGAGAGAACTTTGACTACAGTCGAGGAACGTAAATTGCTGGAATGTGGCGAAACCATTGAAGCTATTGACGCAATGATCGAACACAAGAATGAGATGATTTGTGGACGAAAAGACTTCGATGAGAATCAATCTCAACGTGAGAAGGGTGAACGAATGCTGATGGAACGCTTGAAGAAACTCTCTCACGGTGAAATAATAACGTTGTTTATGAAATACTTCCGCAAGGTAATCGACTTGAAAGAAAGCTCGAAGAATCTGGAAGTACAGATAACAGAGCTAGAGACTCACATTGCGAATCAAGATTGGCGATTGATGGAGGCTGAGAGAAGAATGGTTATAATGCAGAGGCAATATGAGGACAAGTTGCATCATGTATATCGGCACTTCGCGGAAGAGACAAGCAGCTCTGGCCACGAGAGATTGGACAAAGATTCCGAGCTCGTGAAGTACAAAAAAGAGAACAGAGCGTTGAAGAAACGATTGGCGGACGTCGAAGCTCTTCTCAAGGGTACAACACCCCCGCGTATAGCTAGTCCGTGCAGAATTCCACAACAAGGATTAAAACAGATCGCGCCGAATACTCGGTCGACAACCAAGGTAACGAGACAGCggaataaattgataattcaAAAGACGACTGACTGcgataaaaggaaaaagtga